A section of the Rhizobium sp. BG4 genome encodes:
- a CDS encoding antibiotic biosynthesis monooxygenase gives MSEDRVVRMAEIEIDIRHLDAYRALLAEEISASVAFEDGVLSLSAVAVVGSPEKIRILEVYANREAYEAHLQTPHFLKYKTGTAGMVTSLTLLDVEPIIMCSKP, from the coding sequence ATGAGTGAAGACCGTGTCGTCAGAATGGCGGAAATCGAGATCGATATCAGGCATCTCGACGCCTACCGCGCGCTGCTTGCCGAGGAGATTTCGGCATCGGTCGCCTTCGAAGACGGCGTGCTGTCACTCAGTGCGGTCGCCGTCGTCGGTTCTCCGGAGAAGATCCGCATTCTGGAGGTCTATGCCAACCGGGAGGCCTATGAAGCGCATCTGCAGACGCCGCACTTCCTGAAATACAAGACCGGCACGGCCGGCATGGTCACATCGCTGACGCTTCTCGATGTCGAACCGATCATCATGTGCAGCAAGCCATGA
- a CDS encoding LysR family transcriptional regulator, producing MNWDDVRIFLAVARTGQILAASKRLGLNHATLSRRLTSLEEALKTRLFVRRTNGCELTAEGEIFLASAERMETEMLAAQANLGRTDTAIAGTVRIGAPDGFGVSFLAPRMGRLIERHPELKIQLVPVPRSFSLSQREADIAITLERPEQGRLVSAKLTDYTLGLYASQSYADANGLPADAEALKQHRRIGYVEDLLFSQSLNFTGEVMRNWDAAFEISSATGQTEAVLSGAGIGILHDYIARQHDKLIRILPEISIRRAYWTTFHESARELVRVRTVSDFLQELVAADRHIFL from the coding sequence ATGAACTGGGACGACGTTCGCATCTTCCTCGCCGTTGCCCGCACCGGGCAGATCCTTGCCGCCTCGAAGCGGCTGGGGCTGAACCATGCGACGCTGTCGCGGCGGTTGACTTCGCTGGAGGAAGCGCTGAAGACGCGCCTCTTCGTGCGCCGGACGAATGGCTGCGAGCTGACCGCCGAGGGCGAGATCTTCCTGGCTTCGGCGGAGCGGATGGAAACGGAGATGCTGGCGGCACAGGCCAACCTCGGCCGCACCGACACGGCGATCGCTGGCACGGTGCGGATCGGCGCTCCCGATGGTTTCGGCGTCTCGTTCCTGGCGCCGCGCATGGGACGGCTGATCGAGCGCCATCCCGAACTGAAGATCCAGCTGGTGCCGGTGCCCCGCTCCTTCTCGCTGTCGCAACGCGAGGCGGATATCGCCATCACACTGGAGCGGCCGGAACAAGGGCGGCTGGTTTCCGCCAAGCTCACCGATTACACGCTCGGTCTTTACGCCTCTCAGAGCTATGCCGACGCCAACGGCCTTCCTGCCGATGCCGAAGCGCTGAAGCAGCACCGCCGCATCGGCTATGTCGAAGACCTGCTCTTTTCGCAATCGCTGAACTTCACCGGCGAAGTGATGCGCAACTGGGATGCCGCCTTCGAGATTTCATCCGCCACCGGGCAGACGGAAGCCGTGCTTTCCGGCGCCGGCATCGGCATCCTGCATGATTACATCGCGCGCCAGCACGACAAGCTGATCCGCATCCTGCCGGAAATCTCGATCCGGCGGGCCTACTGGACGACGTTCCACGAGAGTGCGCGCGAACTGGTGCGCGTGCGCACCGTTTCCGATTTCCTGCAGGAGCTCGTCGCCGCCGACCGGCACATCTTTCTATAG
- a CDS encoding DUF4174 domain-containing protein, translating into MSKTLLYGATKVDETNVAYAAIASLEQFQWKNRVFVIFSDRDNSRAARQENQLLADRPALDERDMIVLKVAGNSVKPVFGSAEPIAAEALRTELDAPDAGDFHAVLIGKDGTVKLKVSEPVSNGELFAIIDSMPMRAAEALKPDN; encoded by the coding sequence ATGTCGAAGACGCTTCTATACGGTGCGACCAAGGTGGACGAGACGAATGTCGCCTATGCGGCAATCGCCAGCCTCGAGCAGTTCCAGTGGAAGAACCGCGTCTTCGTGATTTTCTCCGACAGGGATAACAGTCGCGCCGCGCGTCAGGAGAACCAGTTGCTGGCCGACCGGCCGGCACTCGACGAGCGCGACATGATCGTCCTGAAAGTCGCGGGCAACAGCGTCAAGCCGGTCTTCGGTTCCGCCGAACCGATCGCGGCGGAGGCACTGCGCACCGAACTCGACGCACCCGATGCCGGAGATTTCCATGCCGTGCTGATCGGCAAGGACGGCACGGTGAAGCTGAAAGTCAGCGAACCCGTCAGCAATGGCGAGCTGTTCGCCATCATCGACAGCATGCCGATGCGCGCCGCCGAGGCCCTGAAGCCGGACAACTGA
- a CDS encoding helix-turn-helix transcriptional regulator: MSISLKNLDQSKATAISAINVAAEVKKAREAVGYSVDDLAVTCGLVAAEITEIENGEHADPAKLKRIAAALQVPVSAFVPM, from the coding sequence ATGTCCATTTCTCTCAAGAATCTGGATCAATCCAAAGCCACCGCCATTTCAGCCATCAATGTCGCCGCTGAGGTCAAGAAGGCCCGCGAAGCTGTTGGGTACAGTGTTGATGATCTGGCGGTAACCTGTGGCCTGGTGGCTGCGGAAATTACTGAAATTGAAAATGGGGAACATGCCGACCCGGCAAAGCTGAAGCGCATCGCCGCTGCCTTGCAGGTTCCGGTTTCTGCTTTCGTCCCGATGTAA
- a CDS encoding phasin, giving the protein MATIKTDDVFSMAAFDPSKFAESFRDFAEKGAQQSRDAYSKMKSAGEEAGKTLEATVQTAQAGSVEIGLKAIDALRTNAENSLSHMEALLGVKSIAEFVELQTAFVRKQAELTVEQAKSMQETSKQVAEKLAKPSKEAAEKVMASFKVA; this is encoded by the coding sequence ATGGCTACCATAAAGACAGACGACGTTTTTTCAATGGCTGCATTCGATCCGTCCAAGTTCGCAGAATCCTTCCGCGATTTTGCTGAAAAGGGCGCACAGCAGTCCCGTGATGCCTATTCCAAGATGAAGTCTGCCGGCGAAGAAGCTGGCAAGACCCTGGAAGCCACCGTTCAGACGGCTCAGGCCGGTTCTGTCGAGATCGGCCTCAAGGCGATCGACGCCCTGCGCACCAACGCAGAAAACTCCCTGTCGCACATGGAAGCGCTGCTCGGCGTCAAGTCCATTGCCGAATTCGTCGAGCTGCAGACGGCGTTCGTCCGCAAGCAGGCCGAGCTGACCGTCGAGCAGGCAAAGTCGATGCAGGAAACCTCCAAGCAGGTTGCCGAAAAGCTGGCAAAGCCTTCCAAGGAAGCCGCTGAAAAGGTCATGGCCTCCTTCAAGGTCGCCTGA
- a CDS encoding PAS domain-containing sensor histidine kinase, which translates to MPAVQYPFIDIAVHQRVRERFSRGEAMVLFSADLTRLLWANGTGAELFGHSAVYDLLDQGVGNGDITFRQLETTARQLTSTGDSRNLMIRIVKGFQRVPVQAVVERIALSTGERAILFSVPVAGKALPASASAAQMIQGLDDPDTHMAVIGAEGEVIASSPGYASLGITQQTAKSLTGLAAAHPDRLVKRPVATGKGYLPAAVGKLSDEPVLNLLFAVETVLGHLDPIDAAVPEPALSTAAVNHIEPPKFDEALNAVAGIEDVEEVLESVAEAEEPVAEEPEVEELVADVEAQADLAEGAVEEEETLPEAAELEATAAEDDGPIAIEPEPNVVLDAEPLDAPAEDVAEEEPVSAVSEEPEQESVPEVAPVEAVAAEPSSGFKFQPNSRATRFVWKIDSAGCFSEVSNEFAEAVGPNAANVIGVAFSDISALFNLDPEGKIAEALERRDTWSGKTIHWPIEGTSLVVPVDLAALPTYTRQREFDGFRGFGVVRLSDAAEDPLALGLTLGPDGIGRDAASLDQPVDVPEEPIAEEPATVEAEAPAPVEIPLPREEPPVLRMAETPSRRLTDKIVQLHNAGPGLSAAEQANFREIAKRLEAFGVRDTEDEAGEPVQPETPAAANDAAPVEIETAAPAEEISGTEDVASFEAANENDDVSAEAAEDEAVADDSDDDATEGLPETSVSPLDMLSSVIPPRVKMTDGLSSATVDQLPVAVLIHAGDELMHANPEFMRLTGYASLEALDEVGGLDALLQRRELEENTGRPGAMMLVTADDSLVPVTARLQSVRWEDASALMLALMPVEAKDVPPAKVEEEPRQENRSDRMVEKVAKLQVEVEELRSILETATDGVVVIGAEGDIRSMNRSASALFNYDEEETRGKPFVMLFAHESQKAVLDYLNGLSGHGVASVLNDGREVIGREASGGFVPLFMTMGRLTSSSGYCAVIRDITQWKRTEDELRSAKGAAETANAHKTDFLARISHEIRTPLNAIIGFSDMMASERFGPIGHPRYIEYANDIGRSGRHVLDIVNDLLDISKIEAGEMDLDFASVGLNDAVSEAVALVQPQANGQRVIIRTALSQSVPNVVADLRSVKQIALNILSNAIRFTPSGGQIVVSTSYESNGSVVLRVRDTGIGMTRSELDQAMKPFRQVSAQSRHRGDGTGLGLPLTKAMVDANRAIFAINSAPNEGTLVEITFPSQRVLAG; encoded by the coding sequence ATGCCCGCTGTCCAGTACCCGTTCATCGATATTGCCGTGCATCAGCGGGTGCGGGAGCGCTTTTCGCGCGGGGAAGCCATGGTGCTGTTCTCCGCCGATCTGACCCGCCTGCTCTGGGCAAACGGCACCGGCGCCGAGCTTTTCGGCCACTCAGCCGTCTATGACCTGCTCGATCAGGGCGTCGGCAATGGCGACATCACCTTCCGCCAGCTGGAGACGACGGCGCGGCAGCTGACATCGACCGGCGACAGCCGCAATCTGATGATCCGCATCGTCAAGGGCTTTCAGCGCGTGCCCGTTCAGGCCGTGGTCGAGCGTATCGCGCTTTCGACCGGCGAGCGGGCGATCCTGTTTTCGGTTCCCGTTGCGGGCAAGGCCTTGCCGGCCAGCGCTTCGGCAGCGCAGATGATCCAGGGTCTCGACGATCCCGATACGCATATGGCGGTGATCGGCGCAGAGGGCGAAGTGATCGCCTCCTCGCCCGGCTATGCCTCGCTTGGAATCACCCAGCAGACTGCAAAGAGCCTGACGGGCCTTGCCGCCGCCCATCCGGACCGGCTGGTGAAGCGCCCTGTTGCGACCGGCAAGGGCTACCTGCCGGCCGCCGTCGGCAAGCTCAGCGACGAACCGGTCCTCAACCTGCTTTTCGCCGTCGAAACCGTGCTCGGCCACCTCGACCCGATCGATGCTGCGGTGCCGGAACCAGCCTTATCCACAGCCGCCGTTAACCATATCGAGCCACCGAAGTTCGACGAGGCGCTCAATGCGGTCGCCGGCATCGAGGATGTCGAAGAGGTTCTGGAGAGCGTCGCCGAGGCTGAGGAGCCTGTTGCCGAAGAGCCCGAAGTCGAAGAACTCGTTGCCGACGTAGAGGCGCAGGCGGATCTGGCGGAAGGCGCTGTCGAGGAAGAAGAGACGCTTCCCGAGGCTGCCGAGCTGGAGGCAACCGCCGCCGAAGACGACGGCCCCATCGCGATCGAGCCGGAACCGAATGTCGTGCTGGATGCGGAGCCTCTGGACGCCCCTGCCGAGGATGTTGCGGAAGAAGAGCCGGTAAGCGCGGTTTCGGAAGAGCCCGAACAAGAGAGCGTTCCCGAAGTTGCTCCGGTTGAAGCCGTTGCTGCAGAGCCCTCCTCCGGCTTCAAGTTCCAGCCGAACAGCCGCGCCACGCGCTTTGTCTGGAAGATCGATTCGGCTGGCTGTTTCAGCGAAGTGTCGAACGAGTTTGCCGAGGCGGTCGGCCCGAATGCGGCGAATGTCATCGGCGTTGCCTTCAGCGATATTTCCGCCCTCTTCAATCTCGACCCCGAAGGCAAGATCGCCGAGGCGCTGGAGCGCCGCGACACCTGGTCGGGCAAGACCATCCATTGGCCGATCGAAGGCACCAGCCTCGTCGTGCCCGTCGATCTCGCGGCCCTGCCAACCTATACGCGCCAGCGCGAATTCGACGGCTTCCGCGGCTTCGGCGTCGTGCGCCTGTCGGATGCGGCGGAAGATCCGCTCGCCCTTGGCCTGACGCTCGGCCCTGATGGCATCGGCCGGGATGCTGCCAGCCTTGACCAGCCGGTCGACGTGCCGGAGGAACCGATTGCCGAAGAGCCGGCGACTGTAGAAGCCGAAGCTCCCGCACCTGTCGAAATCCCGTTGCCGCGCGAAGAGCCGCCGGTGCTGCGCATGGCGGAAACGCCGAGCCGCCGCCTGACCGACAAGATCGTGCAGCTGCACAATGCCGGACCGGGGCTCAGCGCTGCCGAGCAGGCAAATTTCCGCGAGATCGCCAAGCGCCTCGAGGCTTTTGGCGTACGCGATACCGAAGATGAAGCCGGCGAACCGGTACAGCCGGAAACGCCGGCTGCTGCCAACGATGCGGCTCCGGTGGAGATCGAGACGGCTGCTCCTGCTGAGGAGATTTCAGGCACCGAAGACGTTGCGAGCTTCGAGGCTGCCAACGAAAACGATGATGTTTCTGCAGAAGCCGCAGAAGACGAGGCCGTTGCCGACGATAGCGATGACGATGCCACCGAGGGATTGCCGGAAACGTCGGTGAGCCCGCTCGACATGCTGAGCAGCGTCATCCCGCCCCGCGTGAAGATGACGGACGGGCTGTCTTCCGCCACCGTCGATCAGCTGCCGGTCGCGGTGCTGATCCATGCCGGTGACGAGCTGATGCATGCCAATCCGGAATTCATGCGCCTGACCGGCTATGCCTCGCTCGAGGCGCTCGACGAGGTCGGCGGTCTCGATGCGCTGCTACAGCGCCGGGAGCTGGAAGAAAATACCGGCCGTCCGGGCGCGATGATGCTTGTTACCGCCGATGACAGCCTGGTGCCGGTGACGGCACGGCTGCAGTCGGTTCGTTGGGAAGATGCGAGCGCGCTGATGCTGGCGCTGATGCCGGTCGAGGCAAAGGACGTGCCGCCCGCGAAGGTGGAAGAAGAGCCGCGCCAGGAAAACCGCTCCGACCGCATGGTCGAGAAGGTCGCTAAGCTGCAGGTCGAAGTCGAGGAACTGCGCTCGATCCTGGAGACGGCCACCGATGGCGTCGTGGTGATCGGCGCCGAGGGCGATATCCGCTCGATGAACCGCTCGGCAAGCGCGCTCTTCAACTACGACGAAGAGGAAACGCGCGGCAAACCCTTCGTCATGCTCTTCGCTCATGAAAGCCAGAAGGCGGTGCTCGACTATCTGAACGGCCTCTCGGGCCACGGCGTTGCCAGCGTGCTGAACGATGGGCGCGAAGTGATCGGCCGCGAAGCGTCCGGCGGTTTCGTGCCGCTGTTCATGACGATGGGCCGCCTCACCTCCTCCAGCGGCTATTGCGCCGTCATCCGCGACATTACCCAGTGGAAGCGAACGGAAGACGAGCTGCGCAGCGCCAAGGGCGCGGCCGAAACCGCCAATGCCCACAAGACCGATTTCCTGGCGCGCATCAGCCACGAAATCCGCACGCCGCTGAATGCCATCATCGGCTTCTCCGACATGATGGCGAGCGAGCGTTTCGGACCGATCGGCCACCCGCGCTATATCGAATATGCCAACGACATCGGCCGCTCCGGGCGCCATGTGCTGGATATCGTCAACGACTTGCTCGACATCTCGAAGATCGAGGCGGGCGAGATGGATCTCGATTTCGCGTCGGTCGGTCTGAACGATGCTGTCTCGGAAGCCGTTGCGCTGGTGCAGCCGCAGGCGAACGGCCAGCGGGTGATCATCCGCACGGCGCTGTCGCAATCGGTTCCGAATGTCGTTGCCGACCTGCGCTCCGTCAAACAGATCGCGCTCAACATCCTGTCGAATGCGATCCGCTTCACGCCGTCGGGCGGCCAGATCGTCGTCTCGACCTCTTATGAGAGCAATGGCAGCGTCGTGCTTCGCGTCCGCGATACCGGCATCGGCATGACGCGCAGCGAGCTCGACCAGGCGATGAAGCCGTTCCGGCAAGTCTCGGCGCAATCGCGCCACCGCGGTGACGGCACCGGTCTCGGCCTGCCGCTGACCAAGGCGATGGTCGATGCCAACCGGGCGATCTTCGCGATCAACTCGGCGCCGAACGAAGGCACGCTTGTGGAGATCACCTTCCCGTCGCAGCGGGTTCTGGCCGGCTGA
- a CDS encoding acetoacetate--CoA ligase, translating to MNDTVPLWTPSREFIEKSPMHAFMQRCNEAFGLSLQDYAGLHAWSIAEREHFWSTLWDFCGVRGERGERVLADGDLMLKARFFPDARLNFAENLLRNSGEGDALIFRNEDKVQDRWSWNRLHETVSKLQQAYRALGIGEGDRIAAMMPNMPETIACMLAAASIGAIWSSCSPDFGEQGVLDRFGQIGPKLFIACDAYWYNGKLQDVSAKVATVAGKLQAPAMIVHYAGDADAVAAATPGAKTFAAMIAAYQAKSVEFAQLPFAHPLYILFSSGTTGVPKCIVHSAGGTLLQHLKEHRLHCGIEPGDKLFYFTTCGWMMWNWLASGLAAGATLCLFDGSPFAPDGNVLFDYAEAEKFAVFGTSAKYIDAVRKSGLTPRSSHDLSSLRLMTSTGSPLSPEGFTFVYEGIKEDIQLASISGGTDIVSCFVLGNPLQPVWRGEIQGAGLGLAVDVWNDDAKPVRQEKGELVCTKAFPSMPVGFWNDADGAKYRAAYFERFDNIWCHGDFAEWTEHGGLVIHGRSDATLNPGGVRIGTAEIYNQVEQMEEVAEALCIGQDWDDDVRVVLFVRLAPGVTLSEDLSKAIKNRIRTGASPRHVPAKIIAVADIPRTKSGKIVELAVREVVHGRPVKNKEALANPEALELFAGLAELNV from the coding sequence ATGAACGACACAGTGCCGCTCTGGACGCCGTCGCGGGAGTTCATCGAGAAGAGCCCGATGCATGCCTTCATGCAGCGCTGCAACGAGGCGTTCGGCCTGTCGCTTCAAGACTATGCCGGCCTGCATGCCTGGTCGATCGCCGAGCGCGAGCATTTCTGGTCCACCCTCTGGGATTTCTGCGGCGTGCGCGGCGAACGCGGCGAGCGGGTGCTGGCCGATGGCGATCTCATGCTGAAGGCGCGTTTTTTCCCCGATGCCCGGCTGAACTTCGCCGAAAACCTGCTGCGCAATAGCGGCGAGGGCGATGCGCTGATCTTCCGCAACGAGGACAAGGTGCAGGATCGCTGGTCCTGGAACCGCCTGCACGAAACGGTCTCGAAGCTGCAGCAGGCCTACCGGGCGCTCGGCATCGGCGAGGGCGATCGTATCGCCGCGATGATGCCGAATATGCCGGAGACCATCGCCTGCATGCTGGCCGCGGCCTCGATCGGCGCGATCTGGTCCTCCTGTTCTCCTGATTTCGGCGAACAGGGCGTGCTCGACCGCTTCGGCCAGATCGGCCCGAAGCTGTTCATCGCCTGCGATGCCTATTGGTATAACGGCAAGCTGCAGGATGTCTCCGCCAAGGTCGCGACCGTCGCCGGAAAATTGCAGGCGCCGGCGATGATCGTCCATTATGCCGGCGATGCCGATGCCGTGGCCGCCGCTACACCGGGCGCCAAGACCTTCGCGGCAATGATCGCGGCCTATCAGGCAAAGTCGGTCGAATTCGCCCAGCTGCCTTTCGCGCACCCGCTCTACATCCTCTTTTCCTCCGGCACGACAGGCGTGCCGAAATGCATTGTCCATTCGGCCGGCGGCACGCTGCTGCAGCACCTCAAGGAACACCGCCTGCATTGCGGCATCGAGCCGGGCGACAAGCTTTTCTACTTCACCACCTGCGGCTGGATGATGTGGAACTGGCTGGCGAGCGGCCTTGCCGCGGGCGCCACGCTCTGCCTGTTCGATGGCTCGCCCTTCGCGCCTGATGGCAATGTGCTGTTCGACTATGCCGAGGCGGAAAAATTCGCGGTCTTCGGCACCTCGGCCAAATATATCGACGCCGTCCGCAAGAGCGGCCTGACGCCGCGCAGCAGCCATGACCTTTCGAGCCTGCGTCTGATGACCTCGACTGGATCGCCGCTCTCGCCGGAAGGCTTCACCTTCGTCTATGAGGGTATCAAAGAGGACATCCAGCTCGCCTCGATTTCCGGCGGCACGGATATCGTCTCCTGCTTCGTGCTCGGCAATCCGCTGCAGCCGGTCTGGCGCGGCGAGATCCAGGGCGCCGGTCTCGGCCTTGCGGTCGATGTCTGGAACGATGACGCAAAGCCGGTGCGCCAGGAAAAGGGCGAGCTCGTCTGCACCAAGGCATTTCCCTCCATGCCCGTCGGCTTCTGGAACGATGCCGATGGCGCCAAGTATCGCGCCGCCTATTTCGAGCGCTTCGACAATATCTGGTGCCACGGCGATTTCGCCGAATGGACGGAGCATGGTGGCCTCGTCATCCACGGCCGCTCGGATGCGACACTGAACCCGGGCGGTGTCCGCATTGGCACCGCGGAGATCTACAATCAGGTGGAGCAGATGGAAGAGGTCGCCGAGGCGCTCTGCATCGGCCAGGACTGGGATGACGACGTCCGCGTTGTGCTCTTCGTCCGCCTGGCGCCCGGCGTCACGCTCAGTGAGGATCTTTCGAAGGCGATCAAGAACCGCATCCGCACCGGCGCCTCGCCGCGCCACGTTCCGGCAAAGATCATCGCCGTCGCAGATATCCCGCGTACCAAGTCGGGAAAGATCGTCGAACTCGCCGTCCGCGAGGTGGTTCACGGCCGTCCCGTTAAGAACAAGGAGGCGCTCGCAAATCCCGAAGCGCTTGAGCTATTTGCGGGATTGGCCGAGTTAAACGTTTAA
- a CDS encoding AsmA family protein: MSTSRQPKWRKKMAPVSRWLPGITRLATLLLLISAVIFVALRVAAPFVVSTGMVRSGIEDALSRWTGYKAEIKGSPELEFWPTPRITLHQIAIRQPPNAGNKLLGTIDSLSADFSLIEALRGHASFHEFHLLRPNLSLTRDQQGLIDWTYAGQLAKAIDGAHQDGNAQVLDRKLDAEVGAITVEDGTLNVTDLATSKTYHFEGVTADINWPRLSSGMSAVLIARTAGQDLKLDFSSRNPLLVFGGKTTELKASLASNLVTASFSGLGSITNLTGLSGNISATIGDMPALLAWSGKSIPGIESLKSFSISSDVLSAANGLRFNNVTLGLNGATATGVMDISSVRNNRAKLGGTLAFDTMNLKPFFDAFALRLAAGEETATPDGGPLQRLDLDLRFSAKEMQLAPFNLSDVGASVIVSSNEAKFDIGDSQFEGGTMLAHLEATRGDFDGGGKLQMSIRGADFGALVERLQLKGPLPLTTGSLDLNLKTAKPLWTAGLGDVTGQLTFHAGTGSIANLDVEAIRNQSAQQKFFPLSAAGDHSFPFTEAQLTANFSAGSAELEDVSIKGAVETLTLSGIIPYESNGLALSGSLQATDDTRAAELPLLPFFIGGSWPNPVISPVPVLTQPAPSAQ; encoded by the coding sequence ATGAGTACGTCAAGACAACCGAAGTGGCGTAAAAAGATGGCCCCCGTTTCCCGCTGGCTTCCGGGTATTACACGTCTCGCAACCCTGCTCTTGCTTATTTCCGCCGTGATCTTTGTCGCCCTGCGCGTTGCCGCACCTTTCGTGGTTTCGACTGGCATGGTGCGCTCCGGCATCGAGGATGCGCTGTCGCGCTGGACGGGCTACAAGGCCGAGATCAAGGGCAGCCCGGAACTCGAATTCTGGCCGACGCCGCGCATCACGCTGCACCAGATCGCCATCCGCCAGCCGCCGAATGCCGGCAACAAGCTGCTCGGCACGATCGACAGCCTCTCGGCCGATTTCAGCCTGATCGAGGCGCTGCGCGGCCATGCCAGCTTCCATGAATTCCATCTGCTGCGGCCCAACCTGTCGCTCACGCGTGATCAGCAGGGCCTGATCGACTGGACCTATGCCGGCCAGCTCGCCAAGGCGATCGACGGCGCGCACCAGGATGGCAATGCGCAGGTACTCGACCGCAAGCTTGATGCCGAAGTCGGCGCCATTACCGTCGAGGACGGGACGCTCAATGTTACCGATCTCGCGACATCCAAGACCTATCACTTCGAGGGTGTGACGGCCGATATCAACTGGCCGCGGCTTTCGAGCGGCATGTCGGCCGTGCTGATTGCGCGGACCGCCGGTCAGGACCTGAAGCTCGACTTCTCCTCGCGCAATCCGCTGCTGGTCTTCGGCGGCAAGACCACCGAGCTGAAGGCATCGCTTGCCTCGAACCTCGTCACCGCCTCTTTCTCGGGGCTCGGCAGCATCACCAACCTGACCGGTCTCTCCGGCAATATCAGCGCCACGATCGGCGACATGCCGGCCCTGCTTGCATGGTCGGGCAAGTCGATCCCGGGGATCGAGAGCCTCAAGTCGTTCTCGATCAGTAGCGACGTGCTCTCGGCCGCCAATGGCCTGCGCTTCAACAATGTGACACTCGGGCTGAACGGCGCGACGGCAACCGGCGTGATGGACATTTCCAGCGTGCGCAACAACCGGGCAAAGCTCGGCGGGACGCTCGCCTTCGACACCATGAACCTCAAGCCGTTCTTCGACGCCTTCGCACTGCGCCTTGCGGCCGGTGAAGAAACGGCAACGCCGGACGGTGGGCCGTTGCAGCGTCTCGATCTCGATCTGCGCTTCTCCGCCAAGGAGATGCAGCTTGCGCCCTTCAACCTCTCGGATGTCGGCGCCAGTGTCATTGTCTCCAGCAACGAGGCCAAGTTCGATATCGGCGACAGCCAGTTCGAGGGCGGCACGATGCTGGCGCATCTGGAAGCAACGCGCGGCGATTTCGATGGTGGCGGCAAGTTGCAGATGTCGATCCGCGGTGCGGATTTCGGTGCTCTGGTCGAACGGCTGCAGCTCAAAGGGCCCTTGCCGCTGACGACCGGCTCACTCGACCTGAACCTGAAGACGGCAAAGCCGCTTTGGACGGCTGGACTCGGCGACGTGACCGGTCAGCTCACCTTCCATGCGGGAACCGGTTCGATCGCCAATCTCGATGTCGAGGCGATCCGCAATCAGTCGGCGCAGCAGAAGTTCTTCCCGCTGAGTGCCGCGGGCGATCATTCGTTCCCGTTCACCGAGGCGCAGCTGACGGCGAATTTCTCGGCTGGTTCGGCAGAGCTTGAAGACGTCAGCATCAAGGGCGCCGTTGAGACGCTGACGCTCTCCGGCATCATCCCCTACGAATCCAACGGGCTGGCACTTTCCGGCTCACTGCAGGCTACCGACGATACGCGGGCGGCCGAACTGCCGCTCCTGCCCTTCTTCATCGGCGGCTCCTGGCCCAATCCGGTGATATCGCCGGTGCCGGTGCTGACGCAGCCGGCACCCAGCGCTCAGTAA
- a CDS encoding ABC transporter permease subunit encodes MLRWTRFNIISVTLGFAFLYLPIVLLVIFSFNESKLVTVWGGFSTKWYVSLMHNDALLDAAWVTVRVGVLSATAATILGTLAAITLVRHTRFRGRMLFSGMVYAPLVMPEVITGLSLLLLFVAIGLDRGFWTITLAHTTLTMCFVAVVVQSRLMSFDQSIEEAAQDLGAPPVRTFFEVTLPIIAPAVFSGWILAFTLSLDDLVIASFTSGPGATTLPMRIYSQVRLGVTPEINAVCTILIAVVAVGVIAASVITKRREVQRERDERAAANAP; translated from the coding sequence ATGCTACGCTGGACACGCTTCAACATCATCTCGGTCACGCTCGGCTTCGCCTTTCTCTATCTGCCGATCGTGCTCCTGGTGATCTTCTCCTTCAACGAGTCGAAACTCGTCACCGTCTGGGGTGGCTTCTCGACCAAGTGGTACGTGTCGTTGATGCACAATGACGCCCTGCTGGATGCGGCCTGGGTCACGGTCCGCGTTGGCGTCCTGTCGGCAACGGCGGCAACCATTCTCGGCACGCTGGCGGCGATCACGCTAGTGCGCCACACGCGCTTCCGCGGCCGCATGCTGTTTTCTGGCATGGTCTATGCACCGCTCGTCATGCCTGAAGTCATCACCGGCCTGTCGCTGCTGCTGCTCTTCGTAGCGATCGGCCTCGACCGCGGTTTCTGGACGATCACGCTGGCGCATACGACGCTGACCATGTGCTTCGTCGCCGTCGTCGTGCAGTCGCGCCTGATGAGCTTCGATCAGTCGATCGAGGAAGCGGCGCAGGATCTCGGCGCGCCGCCGGTGCGCACCTTCTTCGAGGTGACGCTGCCGATCATCGCACCGGCCGTCTTCTCCGGCTGGATCCTGGCCTTCACTCTGTCGCTGGACGATCTGGTTATTGCGAGCTTCACCTCCGGACCGGGCGCCACGACGCTGCCGATGAGGATCTATAGCCAGGTGCGATTGGGCGTGACGCCGGAGATCAATGCGGTCTGCACCATCCTGATCGCCGTCGTTGCCGTCGGCGTCATCGCGGCATCGGTGATCACCAAGCGCCGCGAAGTCCAGCGTGAACGCGATGAACGCGCTGCCGCCAACGCGCCCTGA